In Aquimarina sp. TRL1, a single window of DNA contains:
- a CDS encoding CAP domain-containing protein, with protein sequence MKKPLKILVLFLVTVSTLISCSKDEDDTVTNRSSEAYTNQIFELINAHRESIGLQALERNPTADQLAVDHTEYMISKAAISHDNFNDRSSSLSEEEGATAVAENVASIYPDPESVVNGWLNSSGHKANIEGEYSHTGIAAIKDKQGKYYYTQLFFRK encoded by the coding sequence ATGAAAAAGCCCCTTAAAATTTTAGTATTGTTTTTAGTGACTGTTTCAACCTTAATCTCCTGTAGTAAGGATGAAGATGATACGGTTACCAATCGATCGAGCGAAGCCTATACAAATCAAATTTTTGAACTCATAAATGCTCACCGAGAAAGTATCGGACTTCAGGCTTTAGAAAGAAATCCTACGGCAGATCAATTAGCTGTTGATCATACAGAATATATGATTTCTAAAGCAGCGATTAGTCATGATAACTTTAATGATCGCTCTAGTTCCTTATCAGAGGAAGAAGGAGCAACTGCTGTGGCAGAAAATGTAGCTAGTATATACCCTGATCCGGAAAGCGTTGTTAATGGATGGCTTAATAGTAGTGGTCATAAGGCAAATATAGAAGGAGAATATTCTCATACTGGTATTGCAGCTATCAAAGACAAACAAGGAAAGTATTATTATACTCAGCTTTTCTTTAGAAAATAA
- a CDS encoding M48 family metalloprotease: protein MRGRGGLKIRILIGVAIVAFAFIKKCNNKTLNPYTDRVQNINMSTDQEIAIGLQSAPQMANQHGGLYPDQKLQNYIDMVGRKLVNSTTARETPYKYEFHLLADPNTINAFALPGGQIFITYALLSRLQNEDQVAGVLGHEIGHVLGRHSAERIAEHDFWKTIATGASVGADAGGIVNQIGQNVLLGNGRDDELESDKLGVRFMIKAGYNPEEMIEVMRILKEAAGPNRTPEFQSTHPDPDNRIEKIRDAIREYQQS, encoded by the coding sequence ATGAGAGGTCGAGGAGGTCTGAAAATAAGGATATTAATAGGAGTAGCAATAGTTGCTTTTGCGTTTATCAAAAAATGTAACAACAAAACTCTTAATCCATACACAGATCGGGTACAAAATATCAATATGAGTACTGATCAGGAAATTGCAATTGGATTGCAAAGTGCTCCACAAATGGCAAATCAACATGGAGGACTCTATCCGGATCAAAAATTACAGAATTACATTGATATGGTAGGAAGAAAATTAGTGAATAGTACTACAGCTAGAGAAACCCCGTATAAATATGAATTTCATTTATTAGCAGACCCAAATACAATTAATGCATTTGCCCTTCCTGGAGGACAAATATTCATTACCTATGCTTTATTATCCCGATTACAGAATGAAGATCAAGTTGCTGGGGTACTAGGACATGAAATCGGACATGTACTTGGTAGACATTCCGCAGAACGAATCGCAGAACACGATTTCTGGAAAACAATTGCAACCGGAGCCTCTGTAGGAGCAGATGCCGGCGGTATTGTTAATCAAATCGGACAAAATGTACTCCTGGGAAATGGAAGGGATGATGAACTAGAAAGTGATAAACTTGGAGTTCGGTTTATGATTAAGGCAGGGTATAATCCTGAAGAAATGATCGAAGTCATGAGAATTCTAAAAGAAGCTGCAGGACCTAACAGAACTCCTGAATTCCAAAGTACACATCCTGATCCGGATAATCGAATTGAAAAAATAAGAGATGCAATCAGAGAATATCAACAATCATAA
- a CDS encoding M15 family metallopeptidase, with amino-acid sequence MIRREFIKTSLLGITGISCFPVASLTPSFSKDDLMGKSNPTLYGTSYKLRKEAHQSFLEMSKAASKSGIRIKVVSSYRNYAHQNRIWERKYKAFTTKKMTPEQAIKKIIEYSTIPGTSRHHWGTDLDIVDGNAPQPKGLLLEKNFASEGPFCKLKEWMDRHASSFGFELVYTNKEGRKGFKYEPWHYTYTPLSIPMLKAYRKIDIKKELEKANLLGSSHFTDTFIQNYINENILDINPELL; translated from the coding sequence ATGATACGAAGAGAATTTATTAAAACATCTTTATTAGGAATAACAGGGATATCCTGTTTTCCTGTAGCTTCTTTAACCCCTTCTTTTTCCAAAGATGACCTTATGGGAAAAAGCAATCCTACTCTTTATGGCACTTCGTACAAACTGCGAAAAGAGGCACATCAATCATTTCTGGAAATGAGTAAAGCTGCCAGTAAAAGTGGTATTCGTATAAAAGTAGTCTCCAGCTATAGAAATTATGCACATCAAAACAGAATATGGGAACGAAAATACAAAGCATTCACTACTAAAAAAATGACCCCAGAGCAAGCGATCAAAAAAATTATTGAATATTCTACAATTCCAGGAACCTCCAGACATCACTGGGGAACAGATCTTGATATTGTAGATGGGAATGCGCCACAACCAAAAGGCTTGTTATTAGAAAAAAACTTTGCTTCAGAAGGTCCTTTTTGCAAACTAAAAGAATGGATGGATCGTCATGCCAGTTCTTTTGGCTTTGAGCTTGTTTATACGAATAAAGAAGGAAGAAAAGGATTCAAATACGAACCCTGGCATTATACATACACCCCTTTATCAATCCCTATGCTCAAAGCATACCGAAAAATTGATATCAAAAAGGAACTGGAAAAAGCTAACTTACTAGGTAGTAGTCATTTTACCGATACATTTATTCAAAACTATATAAACGAAAACATCCTGGATATTAATCCCGAATTACTTTAG
- a CDS encoding thioredoxin family protein, with protein MKKLLLPLFSILIASCGSTATTTSTDTVTPPPNSETSVITEKHPETKQETKPAILIGKQPRKALEATPYATWFSPNYDAYNVDSEVVQKIKPLLGDITIKVFMGTWCGDSKRETPTFYKILDAADYDYKNLELITVDRSKKTPSAHEKGLDIQRVPTFIFYKDGKEIGRYVEYARETLEKDMLAILSGKSYKHAYED; from the coding sequence ATGAAAAAATTACTGCTACCCCTGTTCAGCATACTCATCGCCTCTTGTGGAAGTACTGCAACAACAACCAGCACAGATACAGTCACTCCTCCTCCCAATTCAGAAACCTCAGTTATTACCGAAAAGCACCCTGAAACCAAACAAGAGACAAAACCTGCCATTCTTATAGGAAAACAACCTAGAAAAGCACTGGAAGCTACCCCTTATGCTACTTGGTTCTCTCCTAACTATGATGCGTATAATGTCGATAGCGAAGTCGTACAAAAAATAAAACCCTTGCTCGGGGATATCACAATAAAAGTATTTATGGGAACATGGTGCGGGGATAGTAAAAGAGAAACTCCTACCTTTTATAAAATTCTGGATGCCGCTGATTACGATTACAAAAACCTGGAACTTATTACTGTAGATCGTTCTAAAAAAACGCCGTCAGCCCATGAAAAAGGATTAGATATCCAACGAGTGCCGACATTTATATTTTACAAAGACGGAAAAGAAATTGGACGATATGTAGAATACGCAAGAGAAACATTGGAAAAAGATATGCTGGCTATCCTATCTGGAAAATCGTATAAACATGCATACGAAGATTAA
- the gpmI gene encoding 2,3-bisphosphoglycerate-independent phosphoglycerate mutase, producing the protein MKKKVILMILDGWGTSPDPKVSAIDNAKTPFIDGLYTKYPNASLRTDGLHVGLPDGQMGNSEVGHMNLGAGRIVYQDLAKINMAIEKQTLHQEKELLAAFSYAKTNQKKIHLLGLVSDGGVHSHIDHIKGLLDAAHKMDITDIYLHAFTDGRDVDPQSGIDHIRSIEAYMEKTTGSLASIVGRYYAMDRDKRWERVKLAYDLVVHGEGTPSTNSIKSIQESYDNDITDEFIKPISLQKDNKAVATIAADDVVIFFNFRTDRGRELTEMLSQKDMPEYNTKKLPLYYVTMTNYDESFTGINVIYNKDNITETLGEVLAKAGKKQIRIAETEKYPHVTFFFSGGREEPFEGESRILKNSPKVATYDLQPEMSAYELTDSLVEALKQEDTDFVCLNFANGDMVGHTGVMEAAIKACEAVDTCVEKIVTTGLSHGYTTILIADHGNCETMINPDGTPHTAHTTNPVPVILIDQDMTPIKDGILGDIAPTILDLMNIDKPEAMTQHSLVTASVKENS; encoded by the coding sequence ATGAAAAAAAAAGTAATCCTGATGATTTTAGACGGATGGGGAACCTCTCCCGATCCTAAAGTATCTGCAATTGACAATGCAAAAACTCCATTTATTGATGGGTTATACACTAAATATCCCAATGCCTCTTTAAGAACAGATGGATTACATGTGGGGCTTCCTGATGGACAAATGGGAAATAGTGAGGTCGGTCATATGAATTTGGGAGCTGGTCGTATTGTATATCAGGATCTGGCTAAAATTAATATGGCTATTGAAAAACAAACACTTCATCAGGAAAAAGAATTACTCGCTGCTTTTTCATATGCAAAAACCAATCAAAAAAAGATTCACTTATTAGGACTTGTCAGTGATGGAGGTGTACACTCACACATTGATCATATAAAAGGATTATTAGATGCCGCTCATAAGATGGATATTACAGATATCTATTTACACGCCTTTACAGATGGAAGAGATGTCGACCCTCAATCAGGAATAGATCATATCCGATCCATAGAAGCATATATGGAGAAAACCACCGGTTCTCTCGCCTCTATTGTAGGACGATATTATGCAATGGATAGAGATAAGCGATGGGAACGTGTAAAGTTAGCTTATGATTTAGTAGTACATGGCGAAGGAACCCCTTCTACCAATAGTATCAAAAGTATACAGGAAAGCTATGACAATGATATTACAGATGAATTTATAAAACCTATTTCGCTTCAAAAAGATAATAAAGCAGTAGCGACGATCGCAGCAGATGATGTGGTTATTTTCTTTAACTTCAGAACGGATCGAGGAAGAGAGTTAACCGAAATGCTCTCTCAAAAAGACATGCCGGAATACAATACCAAAAAGCTGCCGTTATATTATGTAACTATGACCAATTATGATGAAAGCTTTACCGGCATCAATGTTATTTATAATAAAGACAACATTACAGAAACGCTGGGAGAAGTCCTTGCTAAAGCAGGCAAAAAGCAAATCAGAATTGCTGAAACTGAAAAATACCCGCATGTAACTTTCTTTTTTTCTGGGGGTAGAGAAGAACCTTTTGAAGGAGAATCCAGAATCTTAAAAAACTCTCCCAAAGTTGCCACTTATGACTTACAACCAGAAATGAGTGCCTATGAATTAACTGATTCACTAGTAGAAGCATTAAAACAAGAAGATACGGATTTCGTCTGTCTTAATTTTGCAAACGGAGATATGGTAGGACATACAGGAGTTATGGAAGCTGCTATTAAAGCCTGTGAAGCAGTAGATACTTGTGTAGAAAAAATCGTTACAACCGGGTTATCCCATGGTTATACTACTATCCTGATCGCAGATCACGGAAATTGTGAAACTATGATTAATCCTGATGGAACTCCACATACTGCACATACGACGAACCCTGTACCAGTAATCTTGATTGATCAGGACATGACTCCTATCAAAGATGGTATCCTTGGTGATATTGCCCCTACTATCTTAGACTTGATGAATATAGACAAACCCGAAGCAATGACTCAACACTCTTTAGTTACTGCCAGTGTAAAGGAAAATTCGTAA
- the map gene encoding type I methionyl aminopeptidase: protein MIITKTREEIELMRESALIVSKTLGMLASEVKPGVTTLQLDKLAEEFIRDHDAIPGFLGLYDFPNTLCMSPNAQVVHGIPNDTPLEEGDIISIDCGAIKNEFYGDHAYTFAVGEIAPEVEQLLKITKESLYKGIAALKVGNRVGDVGYAIQSFTEAAGYGVVRELVGHGLGRKMHEDPEMPNYGRRGRGKKFVEGMVVAIEPMINMGTHRIKQLRDGWTILTKDGKPSAHFEHDVAIVDGQPEILSTFKYINKALGIETDEEDAFRKELLVV, encoded by the coding sequence ATGATTATCACTAAAACCAGAGAAGAAATAGAGTTAATGCGAGAAAGTGCATTAATCGTATCTAAAACCTTAGGAATGCTCGCTTCTGAAGTTAAACCAGGAGTTACTACCTTACAATTAGATAAATTAGCCGAAGAGTTTATTAGAGATCATGATGCTATTCCCGGTTTTCTAGGACTGTATGATTTCCCAAATACATTATGCATGAGTCCTAATGCACAGGTAGTTCATGGAATCCCTAATGACACCCCATTAGAAGAAGGAGATATTATTTCTATCGATTGTGGAGCAATTAAGAATGAATTTTATGGAGACCATGCCTATACTTTTGCTGTTGGAGAAATTGCCCCTGAAGTCGAACAACTCTTAAAAATCACTAAAGAGTCTTTATACAAAGGAATTGCTGCTTTAAAAGTTGGAAACCGGGTTGGAGATGTTGGGTATGCCATTCAATCATTTACTGAAGCCGCGGGGTATGGTGTTGTTAGAGAATTGGTTGGACATGGTCTGGGAAGAAAAATGCATGAGGATCCGGAAATGCCGAATTACGGACGCAGAGGTCGTGGTAAGAAATTTGTAGAAGGAATGGTAGTTGCTATTGAGCCTATGATTAATATGGGTACGCATCGAATCAAACAACTAAGAGATGGGTGGACAATTCTTACAAAAGATGGAAAACCAAGCGCCCACTTCGAGCATGATGTAGCGATTGTTGATGGTCAGCCTGAGATTCTTTCTACTTTTAAATACATCAATAAAGCGCTGGGAATAGAAACAGATGAAGAAGATGCTTTTAGAAAAGAATTGCTGGTAGTCTAA